A genomic segment from Lutibacter sp. A80 encodes:
- a CDS encoding glycoside hydrolase family 3 C-terminal domain-containing protein has product MNRQNSLKLVGVFVIIFGVLILNSGIYAQEIVSKSNTNRAVELKIDSIISLLTLEEKVAMCHAQSKFSTPGVGRLGIPEVWMSDGPHGVRGEINWDNWGYAKWTNDSITAFPALTALAATFNPKLSKKYGVSIGEEALYREKDVLLGPGVNIYRTPLNGRNFEYMGEDPFLASKMVVPYIHGVQENGVAACLKHYVLNNQEQWRDHINVKVSDRALYEIYLPAFKAAVVEGGVWSVMGAYNQFRGQHTTHHKLLNKILKTDWGFDGVVISDWGSTHDTKEAALYGLDMEMGTGTDGLTSTSLNAYDNYYLAAPFLEMIKKGEIEESIVDDKVRRILRLMFRTNMNKNRGFGKINNDEHLEVAREIATEGIVLLKNENSFFPIDPSKKMTIAVIGENATRKMTLGGGSSELKAKNEISPLKGLQDRYKNATIVHALGYASGPPVYGRVIPSELDAEALKNEAIEVAKNADIVLFFGGLNKNYQQDCEGGDRIDYGLPFGQEELLDELIEVNKNIGVVLVSGNAVAMPWLSKVNAVMQGWYLGSEAGNALADVISGDVNPSGKLPFSFPVHLTDNSAHHFGEISYPGNGEYQEYKEDILVGYRWHDTQKIKPLFAFGYGLSYTNFNIDNVSADKKTYTSSDIIKVTCDVSNIGAITGSEVVQVYVGKSKSKVKRAAKELKGFEKIVVKNNSTETVEVSIAVEDLAYYNETISDWSLEKGTYEIYVGNASNNISKKLKISIK; this is encoded by the coding sequence ATGAATAGACAAAATAGTTTAAAACTAGTAGGGGTATTTGTAATAATTTTTGGAGTGTTAATTTTAAATTCTGGAATTTATGCGCAAGAAATTGTTTCTAAAAGTAACACAAATCGAGCTGTAGAATTAAAAATTGATAGTATAATCTCATTACTAACTTTAGAAGAAAAAGTAGCAATGTGTCATGCACAATCTAAGTTTTCAACTCCAGGGGTTGGAAGGTTAGGAATTCCTGAAGTTTGGATGTCTGATGGTCCGCACGGAGTTAGAGGAGAAATAAATTGGGATAATTGGGGCTATGCTAAATGGACAAACGATTCTATAACCGCTTTTCCAGCGTTAACAGCTTTAGCAGCAACTTTTAACCCTAAATTATCTAAAAAATATGGTGTTAGTATTGGTGAGGAAGCTTTGTATAGAGAGAAAGATGTATTATTAGGTCCTGGTGTAAATATTTATAGAACTCCATTAAACGGACGTAATTTTGAATATATGGGAGAAGATCCTTTTTTAGCTTCTAAAATGGTAGTACCTTATATTCATGGTGTACAAGAAAATGGTGTAGCCGCATGTTTAAAACATTATGTATTAAATAATCAAGAGCAATGGAGAGATCATATTAATGTAAAAGTTAGTGATAGAGCATTATATGAGATTTACTTACCTGCTTTTAAGGCAGCTGTTGTAGAAGGTGGAGTGTGGTCTGTAATGGGTGCTTATAATCAATTTAGAGGACAACATACTACACATCATAAATTATTAAATAAAATTTTAAAAACAGATTGGGGATTTGATGGTGTTGTAATTTCTGATTGGGGTTCTACGCATGATACAAAAGAAGCTGCACTTTATGGTCTAGATATGGAGATGGGAACAGGTACAGATGGGTTAACTTCAACGTCACTTAATGCATATGATAATTATTATTTAGCAGCTCCTTTTTTAGAAATGATAAAAAAAGGTGAAATTGAAGAAAGCATTGTAGATGATAAAGTTCGAAGAATTTTACGTTTAATGTTTAGAACCAATATGAATAAAAATCGTGGATTTGGAAAAATTAATAATGATGAGCATCTTGAAGTTGCACGTGAAATTGCTACTGAAGGGATTGTATTGTTAAAAAATGAAAATTCTTTCTTTCCAATAGATCCATCAAAAAAAATGACAATTGCAGTAATTGGAGAAAATGCAACTAGAAAAATGACTCTTGGTGGTGGGTCTTCAGAATTAAAAGCTAAAAATGAAATATCACCACTTAAAGGCTTGCAAGATCGTTATAAAAATGCAACTATTGTTCATGCTTTAGGCTATGCTTCAGGACCTCCTGTATATGGTAGAGTTATTCCTTCAGAATTAGATGCTGAAGCTTTAAAAAATGAAGCTATTGAAGTTGCTAAAAATGCTGATATAGTACTCTTTTTTGGAGGATTAAATAAAAATTATCAGCAAGATTGTGAAGGAGGAGATAGAATAGATTATGGATTACCTTTTGGACAAGAAGAATTGTTAGATGAATTGATTGAAGTTAATAAAAATATTGGAGTTGTTTTAGTAAGTGGAAATGCAGTTGCAATGCCTTGGTTATCAAAGGTAAATGCGGTAATGCAAGGTTGGTACCTAGGAAGTGAAGCAGGAAATGCATTAGCTGATGTTATTAGCGGTGATGTAAATCCTTCAGGAAAATTACCTTTTTCTTTTCCAGTACATTTAACTGACAATTCTGCACATCATTTTGGTGAAATTTCATATCCTGGAAATGGTGAATATCAGGAATATAAAGAGGATATATTAGTTGGTTACAGATGGCACGATACTCAAAAAATTAAACCTCTTTTTGCCTTTGGATATGGTTTATCTTACACAAATTTTAATATTGATAATGTAAGTGCAGATAAAAAAACATACACTTCTTCAGATATTATTAAAGTTACCTGTGATGTTTCTAATATTGGTGCCATTACTGGTTCTGAAGTTGTTCAGGTATATGTTGGTAAATCAAAATCAAAAGTTAAAAGAGCTGCAAAAGAACTTAAAGGTTTCGAAAAAATTGTAGTAAAAAATAATTCAACTGAAACTGTTGAGGTTTCAATTGCAGTAGAAGATTTGGCATATTATAATGAAACTATTTCAGATTGGAGTTTAGAAAAAGGTACTTATGAAATTTATGTTGGAAATGCTTCGAACAATATTTCAAAAAAACTTAAAATAAGCATCAAATAA
- a CDS encoding UDP-N-acetylglucosamine 2-epimerase: MKFLLYISYDYGFPIVRPLQEEILKRGYQVAWFAEIEESKKKLLPTENLLNTVDEVVDYKPDAVLVASNEVPHFFPGIKVQLFHGFSVNKRSKEKGHFRIRGFFDLYCTQGPSTTKTFKKLARKHKNFKVVETGWSKVDILFPIEDNTKTHKPVIFVASTFTERLSLAHNDNVFNEIVKLIENENWGWIVNLHPKMNEDIVRKFQELDTYKNVTFIPFLEDLAPLKNADVMLTDTSSIITEFIIQKKPVITFNNRKPKKSFINVTKVSKIKPAIEKAIKRPKKLIKKIESFALKQHPYFDGKSSERVIDAVEDFVNNNEQKLLKSKPLNLIRKFKIRKRLKYFKF, translated from the coding sequence ATGAAATTTTTACTTTATATATCATATGATTATGGTTTTCCAATAGTGAGACCATTACAAGAAGAAATCTTAAAAAGAGGTTATCAGGTTGCCTGGTTTGCAGAAATAGAAGAGAGTAAAAAAAAGTTGCTACCAACAGAAAACTTATTAAATACTGTTGATGAAGTTGTTGATTATAAACCAGATGCAGTTTTAGTGGCAAGTAATGAAGTACCACATTTTTTCCCAGGTATAAAAGTGCAATTGTTTCACGGCTTTAGTGTAAATAAACGAAGTAAAGAGAAAGGACATTTTAGAATTAGAGGTTTTTTTGATTTGTATTGTACACAAGGACCTTCAACAACAAAAACGTTTAAAAAATTAGCACGTAAACATAAAAATTTTAAAGTAGTAGAAACCGGTTGGTCTAAGGTAGATATTTTGTTTCCAATTGAAGATAATACCAAGACACATAAACCCGTTATTTTTGTAGCTTCTACATTTACAGAACGTTTAAGTTTAGCACATAATGATAATGTTTTTAATGAAATAGTTAAACTTATTGAAAATGAAAACTGGGGTTGGATTGTTAATTTACATCCAAAAATGAATGAAGATATAGTACGTAAGTTTCAAGAATTAGATACATATAAGAACGTTACTTTTATTCCTTTTTTAGAGGATTTAGCTCCATTGAAAAATGCAGATGTAATGTTAACCGATACATCTTCAATAATTACAGAATTTATTATTCAAAAAAAACCAGTAATTACATTTAATAATAGAAAGCCTAAAAAAAGCTTTATAAATGTTACTAAAGTCAGTAAAATTAAGCCTGCAATAGAAAAAGCAATAAAAAGACCAAAAAAACTTATCAAAAAAATAGAATCATTTGCATTAAAACAGCACCCATATTTTGATGGAAAATCGAGTGAAAGAGTAATAGATGCTGTTGAAGATTTTGTAAATAATAATGAGCAAAAATTATTAAAAAGCAAACCGCTTAACCTTATTAGAAAGTTTAAAATACGAAAGCGTTTAAAGTATTTTAAATTTTAA
- a CDS encoding 2,3,4,5-tetrahydropyridine-2,6-dicarboxylate N-succinyltransferase, giving the protein MEKIKQIIENAWEDRALLKDEATQNTIREVVALLDAGTLRVAEPIDGGWQVNEWVKKAVVLYFPIQKMETIEVGCFEYHDKIPLKTGYKEKGVRVVPHAVARHGSYISAGAILMPSYINIGAYVDAGTMVDTWATVGSCAQIGKNVHLSGGVGIGGVLEPLQAAPVIIEDDVFVGSRCIVVEGVHVEKEAVLGAGVVLTMSTKIIDVTGPEPIEMKGRVPERSVVIPGSYKKQFPAGEFNVPCAMIIGKRKESTNKKTSLNDALRENDVAV; this is encoded by the coding sequence ATGGAAAAAATTAAACAAATTATAGAAAATGCTTGGGAAGATAGAGCATTGTTAAAAGATGAAGCTACACAAAATACAATTAGAGAAGTTGTTGCTTTATTAGATGCAGGAACTTTAAGAGTTGCAGAACCAATAGATGGAGGATGGCAAGTAAACGAATGGGTGAAAAAAGCTGTTGTTTTGTATTTCCCAATTCAAAAAATGGAAACTATAGAAGTTGGTTGTTTTGAATACCATGATAAAATTCCATTAAAAACAGGTTATAAAGAAAAAGGAGTTCGTGTGGTTCCACATGCTGTTGCTCGTCATGGTTCATATATTTCTGCTGGTGCAATTTTAATGCCTAGTTATATTAATATTGGTGCTTATGTAGACGCTGGTACTATGGTAGATACTTGGGCAACAGTTGGTAGTTGTGCACAAATTGGTAAAAATGTACATTTAAGTGGAGGTGTTGGAATTGGTGGTGTTTTAGAGCCTTTACAAGCAGCTCCGGTAATAATTGAAGATGATGTTTTTGTAGGTTCACGTTGTATTGTTGTAGAAGGTGTTCATGTAGAAAAAGAAGCTGTTTTAGGTGCTGGTGTTGTTTTAACAATGAGTACTAAAATTATAGATGTTACAGGACCAGAACCAATTGAGATGAAAGGTAGAGTGCCAGAGCGTTCTGTAGTAATTCCAGGAAGTTATAAAAAACAATTTCCAGCTGGAGAATTTAACGTTCCTTGTGCTATGATTATTGGAAAACGTAAAGAAAGTACCAATAAAAAAACTTCTTTAAACGATGCGCTTCGTGAGAATGATGTAGCTGTTTAA
- the ruvX gene encoding Holliday junction resolvase RuvX yields MGRILALDYGEKRTGIAVTDELQIIASGLTTVNTNKLFSFLTEYLKNETVELFIVGEPKQMNNTASESEQFIKPFIKKLSTTFPKIPIKRIDERFTSKMAFQSMIDSGLKKKQRQNKALIDEISATLILQSYLHSK; encoded by the coding sequence TTGGGACGTATTTTAGCTTTAGATTATGGTGAGAAAAGAACTGGTATTGCAGTAACTGATGAACTTCAGATTATTGCTTCAGGACTTACAACAGTTAACACTAATAAATTATTTTCTTTTTTAACCGAGTATTTAAAAAATGAAACTGTTGAATTATTTATTGTTGGTGAACCAAAACAAATGAACAATACTGCCAGCGAAAGTGAACAATTTATAAAACCATTTATAAAAAAACTAAGTACTACTTTTCCAAAAATTCCAATAAAACGTATTGACGAACGCTTTACTTCTAAAATGGCTTTTCAAAGTATGATTGACAGTGGTTTAAAGAAAAAACAACGACAAAACAAAGCATTAATTGATGAAATTAGTGCAACTTTAATTCTACAATCGTATTTACACTCAAAATAA
- a CDS encoding glycoside hydrolase family 3 C-terminal domain-containing protein, with protein sequence MKKYISLIILTIIVFSCKENKPTYKNPNESFENRAKHLVSLMTLEEKVSQMSYESPAIERLEIPEYNWWNECLHGVARAGVATVFPQAIGMGAMWDKQQMFRVANAISDEARAKHHEFASRNKRGIYQGLTYWTPNINIFRDPRWGRGMETYGEDPYLTGELGVQFIKGLQGDDPTYYKLIATAKHFVVHSGPEISRHSFNVTPTPYDMVNTYSPQFEKVIKQAGVYSIMCAYNSYDGLPCCGNTELSDLLRNKWGFKGYIVSDCWAIKDFYNKGAHEVSENQQEAAAMAVKAGTDLNCGDSYPALVEAVKNGHITEDELNVSLERLIVARLKLGLFAPEGAVKYEKIPYDVVDSETHRLLALETSRKSLVLLKNENNLLPFSKDVKKVAVIGPNSDDLEVLLGNYNGYPSNPITPLKGIIDKLPDAEVNFAVGCKTAEGLPIFEVIPTSVLFTDETLQTNGLNAAYYSNLNCEGTPNHSQIDKNVDFIWRTKAPFSDMKYDHFSVRWTGYLSVQKTGKYALGGEAFSGMKLYLDDKLLVEREDVHHPKKEYEYVSLEAGKKYKIKLEYKQNNTDYAIMRFLWEAPTDSLEQEAIEIAKKSDLIVLCMGLSPLLEGEEMKVKVDGFSGGDRLDVKLPKTQTDLMKKLNKLGKPMVLVLLNGSAVAINWENDNIPAIIEAWYPGQAGGTAIADVIFGDYNPAGRLPLTFYKDINDIPEFSEYDMKGKTYRYFKGEALYPFGYGLSYTNFKYSDLKIQKEISTNQNLKVSVDITNKGEFNGEEVVQLYATRLKDDGLNPTRLLLGFNRIHLNVGETKTVEFTVTPKQLAIVNKDYQQVVINEEISISVGGEQPETKGRKSNNVVSEIVTIKGTPFLIENN encoded by the coding sequence ATGAAAAAATACATTTCTTTAATAATTTTAACCATTATTGTTTTTTCGTGTAAAGAAAATAAACCGACTTATAAAAACCCTAATGAAAGTTTTGAAAATCGCGCAAAACATTTAGTGTCATTAATGACTTTAGAAGAAAAAGTTTCACAAATGAGCTATGAATCTCCAGCAATTGAACGTCTAGAAATACCAGAATATAATTGGTGGAATGAATGTTTACATGGAGTTGCAAGAGCAGGTGTAGCAACAGTTTTTCCTCAAGCCATTGGTATGGGGGCAATGTGGGATAAACAACAAATGTTTAGAGTTGCAAATGCAATTTCAGACGAAGCAAGAGCAAAACATCACGAATTTGCAAGTAGAAATAAAAGGGGAATTTACCAAGGGTTAACATATTGGACACCTAATATTAATATTTTTAGAGATCCTAGATGGGGTAGAGGTATGGAAACATATGGAGAAGATCCCTATTTGACAGGAGAACTTGGTGTGCAATTTATTAAAGGATTACAAGGAGATGATCCAACATATTATAAGTTAATTGCTACTGCAAAACATTTTGTAGTTCATAGTGGACCAGAGATTAGTAGACATAGTTTTAATGTAACTCCAACGCCATATGATATGGTAAATACTTATAGTCCACAATTTGAAAAAGTAATAAAACAAGCTGGTGTATATTCTATAATGTGTGCTTATAACAGTTATGATGGTTTACCATGTTGTGGAAATACTGAATTAAGTGATTTATTAAGAAATAAATGGGGTTTTAAAGGATATATAGTTTCGGATTGTTGGGCTATAAAAGATTTTTATAATAAAGGAGCTCATGAAGTCTCTGAAAATCAGCAAGAAGCTGCTGCAATGGCGGTAAAAGCTGGAACTGATTTAAATTGTGGAGATTCTTATCCAGCACTTGTTGAAGCTGTAAAAAATGGACATATTACTGAAGACGAATTAAATGTTTCTTTAGAAAGATTAATTGTAGCGCGATTGAAATTGGGTTTATTTGCTCCAGAAGGAGCTGTAAAATATGAGAAAATTCCCTATGATGTTGTTGATTCTGAAACACATAGGTTATTGGCTTTAGAGACTTCTAGAAAATCTTTAGTCTTGTTAAAAAATGAAAATAATTTATTACCATTCAGTAAAGATGTTAAAAAAGTAGCTGTTATCGGTCCAAATTCAGATGATTTAGAAGTTTTATTAGGAAATTATAATGGATACCCTTCAAATCCAATAACACCTTTAAAAGGTATTATTGATAAATTACCAGATGCTGAAGTTAACTTTGCTGTTGGATGTAAAACAGCAGAAGGATTACCAATTTTTGAAGTCATACCAACATCTGTATTATTTACTGATGAAACTTTACAAACAAATGGTTTAAATGCTGCATATTATTCAAATTTAAATTGTGAAGGAACTCCAAACCATTCTCAAATAGATAAAAATGTTGATTTTATTTGGAGAACTAAAGCTCCTTTTTCAGATATGAAATATGATCATTTTTCTGTTCGTTGGACAGGGTATTTAAGTGTGCAAAAAACAGGTAAATATGCATTAGGTGGTGAGGCTTTTTCAGGAATGAAATTATATTTAGATGATAAACTTTTAGTTGAAAGGGAAGATGTACATCATCCTAAAAAAGAATATGAATATGTATCACTAGAAGCTGGTAAAAAATATAAAATAAAACTAGAATACAAGCAAAATAATACAGACTATGCTATTATGAGATTTTTATGGGAAGCACCTACAGATTCTTTAGAGCAAGAAGCAATTGAAATTGCAAAAAAATCGGATTTAATTGTCTTGTGTATGGGATTAAGTCCATTATTAGAAGGTGAAGAAATGAAAGTAAAAGTTGATGGTTTTTCTGGAGGTGATAGATTAGATGTTAAACTTCCTAAAACTCAAACAGATTTAATGAAAAAATTAAATAAGTTAGGAAAACCAATGGTATTAGTTTTATTAAATGGAAGTGCTGTTGCTATAAATTGGGAGAATGATAATATACCTGCAATTATTGAAGCTTGGTATCCTGGTCAGGCAGGAGGAACTGCTATTGCAGATGTAATTTTTGGAGATTATAATCCAGCTGGAAGATTGCCTTTAACATTTTATAAAGATATTAATGATATCCCTGAATTTTCAGAGTATGATATGAAAGGCAAAACCTATCGTTATTTTAAAGGAGAAGCTCTTTATCCGTTCGGTTATGGGTTAAGTTATACCAACTTTAAATATTCAGATTTAAAAATACAAAAAGAAATTTCAACAAATCAAAATTTGAAAGTATCAGTCGATATTACCAACAAAGGAGAATTTAACGGAGAAGAAGTAGTACAATTATATGCAACAAGACTTAAAGATGACGGATTAAATCCTACCCGATTGTTGTTAGGGTTTAATAGAATTCATCTAAATGTTGGAGAAACCAAAACAGTTGAATTTACTGTTACTCCTAAACAACTAGCAATAGTGAATAAAGATTACCAGCAAGTGGTAATTAATGAGGAAATTTCAATTTCTGTTGGAGGTGAACAACCTGAAACTAAAGGAAGAAAAAGCAACAATGTAGTATCTGAAATAGTTACAATTAAAGGCACACCTTTTTTAATTGAAAATAACTAA
- a CDS encoding L-threonylcarbamoyladenylate synthase: MEQEIKNSLKTLQQEKVLLYPTDTVWGIGCDATSNKAVKKVFNIKNRSESKSLIILVDSIKMLEHYVPTISNKIIELLTATTKPTTIIYNKPIGLATNVVAEDATVAIRIPENKFCKQLIKAFGKPIVSTSANVSGNVTPKSFKEIEQPILDSVDYIVNLQREVVNEKSSTILKVADNGDIIVLRE; encoded by the coding sequence ATGGAACAAGAAATTAAAAATAGTTTAAAAACACTTCAACAAGAAAAAGTACTGTTATATCCAACAGATACAGTTTGGGGAATTGGTTGTGATGCAACGTCTAATAAAGCTGTAAAAAAGGTGTTTAATATAAAAAATCGCTCAGAGAGTAAAAGTTTAATAATTTTGGTAGATAGCATTAAAATGTTAGAACATTATGTGCCAACTATTTCAAATAAAATTATTGAATTATTAACTGCAACAACCAAACCAACTACAATTATTTATAACAAGCCTATTGGTTTAGCTACAAATGTGGTTGCAGAAGACGCAACAGTAGCAATTAGAATTCCTGAAAATAAGTTCTGTAAGCAATTAATAAAGGCATTTGGAAAACCTATAGTTTCTACATCAGCAAATGTAAGTGGAAATGTAACTCCTAAAAGTTTTAAAGAAATAGAGCAACCAATTTTGGATAGCGTAGACTATATTGTAAATTTGCAGCGAGAAGTAGTAAATGAAAAGTCTTCAACTATTTTAAAAGTTGCTGATAATGGAGATATAATTGTGCTTCGTGAATAG
- a CDS encoding ATP-grasp fold amidoligase family protein, which yields MKFKKSTYRLLKNFKFLPNKRLLKIRYRYYTDEKLNLENPKKFNEKITWLKLHFHVPLLTQLADKFAVRTYVSEKIGDVYLNELYNVYYSVDAIDFDQLPNQFVLKGVHGSSLNIIVKDKSKLDIKKAKKTMRKWMKHCQYKKVGLEWAYKNIEPKIIAEKYLEEEGKDVLHDYKFFCFNGEPKFLQVDIDRGSKDYRCFYDLDWNQLPFSVLTKTLYNCDVTKPSNFEEMKTLAKTLADDLPFVRVDFYAINNKTIFGEMTFYPGDGKEIFSPHKYNTIIGEYLKLPKIPEEHKIITVF from the coding sequence ATGAAATTTAAAAAATCAACTTACAGACTTTTAAAAAATTTTAAATTTTTACCTAATAAAAGATTGCTAAAAATTAGATATAGATATTATACTGATGAGAAGTTAAATCTAGAAAACCCTAAAAAATTTAATGAAAAAATTACTTGGTTAAAGTTGCATTTTCATGTGCCACTTTTAACACAGTTGGCAGATAAATTTGCTGTTAGAACATATGTTTCAGAAAAAATAGGCGATGTTTATTTAAATGAATTGTACAATGTTTATTACAGTGTAGACGCTATTGATTTTGACCAACTTCCTAATCAATTTGTATTAAAAGGTGTACACGGTAGTAGCTTAAATATTATTGTAAAAGATAAAAGTAAATTAGATATTAAAAAAGCTAAAAAGACAATGCGAAAATGGATGAAGCATTGCCAATATAAAAAAGTAGGTTTAGAATGGGCTTATAAAAATATAGAACCTAAAATTATAGCAGAAAAATATTTAGAAGAAGAAGGAAAGGATGTTTTACACGATTATAAATTCTTTTGTTTTAATGGAGAACCTAAATTTTTGCAAGTAGATATTGATAGAGGATCTAAAGATTACAGGTGTTTTTACGATTTAGATTGGAATCAACTTCCTTTTTCTGTTTTAACTAAAACATTATATAATTGTGATGTTACAAAACCTTCAAATTTTGAAGAAATGAAAACCTTAGCAAAAACTTTGGCAGATGACCTTCCGTTTGTTAGAGTAGATTTTTATGCTATAAATAATAAAACTATTTTTGGAGAAATGACTTTTTATCCGGGTGATGGTAAAGAAATTTTTTCACCACATAAATACAATACAATTATAGGAGAGTATTTAAAATTACCAAAAATACCAGAAGAACATAAAATAATTACAGTTTTTTAA
- a CDS encoding RagB/SusD family nutrient uptake outer membrane protein, translated as MKKIIFSTIVILLISVSCSKDFVEIPPVGVLDASTFFNTEENAEQALIGLYDLMQYNYAKDWSSAYFVKMLPGDDVNCGGGSATDQVPLVEINDYVNLSVSNPAVTSVWNLHYRTIALANTIIENVELSELSNKAAVLAEAKFMRAWCYFELTTMWGDVPLRLVNPSELSSEAFAIPKSPRSEIYAQVEADLTEAINGLPTRGALAQDFRVSKASAQALMGKVLVFQEKYSEALNYLESVISNPNYGLAATSEDVWSVDGEFGVESLLEIGFVATNAYDWGNVAWGGRMESNLHVQLMGPRGEFDIAPVGLLNGWGFNYPSAKLISAFESSGENARRSATIMTEQELVDAGGSVNSTDEDGNPVEIYGYDGAIRIKYATKDSDTSEGGIKELNYSVNWRLFRYAEVLFLAAEAYNKTGADDKAIIELNKVRSRAGLDALDNSLSGDALFEAMMQDKFLEFAHEGQRFWDLVRWGKASSELAGTGYTTKNDLFPIPITEIDLNAALTQDDQNPGY; from the coding sequence ATGAAAAAAATAATTTTTAGTACTATAGTTATACTTTTAATAAGTGTTTCATGTAGTAAAGACTTTGTAGAAATTCCACCAGTTGGAGTTTTAGATGCCTCGACATTCTTCAATACAGAAGAAAATGCGGAACAAGCTTTAATAGGTTTGTATGATTTAATGCAGTACAATTATGCAAAAGATTGGTCTAGTGCTTATTTTGTAAAAATGTTACCAGGAGATGATGTTAATTGTGGAGGTGGTTCTGCTACAGATCAAGTTCCATTAGTAGAAATTAATGATTATGTTAATTTATCTGTATCAAACCCTGCTGTTACAAGTGTTTGGAATTTACATTACCGTACAATTGCATTGGCAAATACTATTATTGAAAATGTAGAACTTAGCGAATTGTCAAATAAAGCAGCTGTATTAGCAGAAGCAAAATTTATGAGAGCTTGGTGTTATTTTGAATTAACAACAATGTGGGGTGATGTGCCTTTACGATTGGTTAATCCATCTGAATTAAGTTCTGAAGCTTTTGCAATTCCAAAAAGTCCTAGGTCAGAAATATATGCACAAGTAGAAGCAGATTTAACAGAAGCTATAAACGGATTACCAACAAGAGGTGCCTTAGCTCAAGATTTTAGAGTTTCAAAAGCATCTGCACAAGCATTAATGGGAAAAGTATTAGTTTTTCAAGAAAAATATTCTGAAGCACTTAATTACTTAGAATCTGTTATTTCTAATCCTAATTATGGATTAGCAGCAACCAGTGAAGATGTTTGGTCTGTTGATGGAGAATTTGGAGTTGAATCTTTATTAGAAATAGGATTCGTTGCTACAAATGCTTATGATTGGGGAAATGTTGCGTGGGGAGGAAGAATGGAAAGTAATTTACACGTACAATTAATGGGACCTCGTGGTGAGTTTGATATAGCTCCTGTAGGATTGTTAAACGGTTGGGGATTTAATTACCCTTCAGCAAAATTAATTTCAGCTTTTGAATCTTCTGGTGAAAACGCACGTAGATCAGCAACTATAATGACTGAACAAGAATTAGTTGATGCAGGTGGATCTGTAAATAGTACAGATGAAGACGGAAATCCTGTTGAAATTTATGGATACGATGGAGCTATTAGAATAAAATATGCTACAAAAGATTCAGATACAAGTGAGGGAGGTATAAAAGAGTTGAATTATTCTGTAAATTGGAGATTGTTTAGATATGCTGAAGTATTATTTTTAGCTGCTGAAGCCTACAACAAAACAGGTGCTGATGATAAAGCTATTATCGAATTAAATAAAGTTAGATCAAGAGCAGGTTTAGATGCTTTAGATAATTCACTAAGTGGTGATGCTTTATTTGAAGCTATGATGCAAGATAAATTTTTAGAATTTGCGCACGAAGGTCAACGTTTTTGGGATTTAGTTCGTTGGGGCAAAGCTTCTTCAGAATTAGCTGGAACTGGTTATACAACTAAAAATGACTTATTTCCAATACCTATTACAGAAATTGATTTAAATGCTGCTTTAACACAAGATGATCAAAATCCTGGTTATTAA